From the Moorena sp. SIOASIH genome, the window GAATTCCTGCCAAATCCAACATTTCCAAGATGTTGGTTGCCCCTAATTCATAGCTAAGGCTAAAGCCAATAATATCGAAATCTGTCAGAGGTCGCCGATTCTCGACAGCAAACAGAGGGGTTTGAGTGGAACGCAATTTAGCTGCCAAGTCTGGCGCAGGTAGATAGGCGCGATCGCATAACTGCCTAGGTTGACAATTCAATATATTGTAGAGGATGATATGGCCTAAGTTAGAAGCGCCCACTTCATAGATTTCTGGATAAGTCAATACCCAGCGTACCTCAGCTTCTTCCCAAGGTTTATGGACTGCTCCCAACTCGTTACCTAAGTAACGGGCTGGTCTGTTGATGTCTGCTGTTAGTATTTCCTCTACACTGATTCCCATAGAAAATTTATTACTGCTTTGAATGCAGTTAACCCTGATCCACCATTCATTTTATCAGTACTCAGGGTAGATATCGGGTTGGGTGAAGGTGGATGAAGTGAGGGAGATAAGAACCACCAGACTTCTTGACTGGTATTTCCCTATCTCCTCCCATCATCATCGCTGTAAGCACTTAATCTTCCTTAGATTTCCTATTATTTTGCTGCACTCAGAGCCATTGAGTTAGCTTCCCAACCTACTCCAACCTCCTAGAGGGCTGTAGCAAAAGCCTCATGGCTCTCAAAAATCTCAAACACCCCATCTAATTTAGTTAGCTCCAGCATAATGCGAATTGAAGGAGCTACGGAGCAAAGACCAAAGCGCCTCTCTAGAGTTCTTGCTAGCTTCAGGGCATGAATTAAAGCCATTAAGCCAGCACTGTCGAGAGACTCTAACTGATGCATATCAACCAACAAAGCTGAATCCTCAGCAGCCACCACAGCTTCTGTCAACTGACTTTTAAACTCAATTGCATTAGAAGCGTTAATATGACCGGAAGGTTGAATAATTCTTAATTTTGCACTTAGGGTCGCCTGTGTCATGAGTAGACTCCTCACTTGGTCAAATCCAATAAAATTTTCTAGAGAATATATTGAAGATAGTATGGAATTTTGCTAATTCCATACCACTTCTGAGATACTTTGCCGAATCTTTACAGATGGCTAATGGTTTTTGAAATCTTCATAAAACTTACCATCAAAATGTATCATATATTACTTTATTTCAAGTTAAGTAATTTATTTTTCATTTCCGATGGTCTAAGTGGCTAAGAGCATGGCTCAGTTGATGCCTATAAGTAGTGATTAAATTTTAATAATTTTTGTTACGTTAACTAAATAGAGCTGTCCTGACATAGAAATATAATACTTTTTGTTATAGGCTTGAGCCAAATGTTTAGCCAAAGAGAAGTATAACGTTAACTAGGGTGTAGAGGCAAGTAGTACTAAGCAGTATGTCCTTATAACTGCCTTAGGTGCGCTCTTACCATTAAGAATTAAATTCGCCACGGGTGGCACCTAAACTTCAATACCTCTAACCCTTGAAACGGCATAGCTTCTTCCGTTCAGGTTAAGCTTTCTGAGTTAAGTCCAAAAGGCTGATAATATATATGTAACAGAGTACCAATCCACCTCATCAGTGATTTAGATCACATACCAATAAGATAAAGATCACTATAGTGGCTAGTAACTTCAGAAGACAATAAATTTATATGGAATTTTGGGTAAGTAATTGTGAAAACTACCTTTGTTATTCGTCAACTAGTAGAAAAAGCCCTCTATATTAGGCAGTTGACTCCTGATATAGAGAATGCAATTAACTACGAACTAACTCAAACTGGTTACATCTCTGATGTGGATTACGAAGCACTGGAATTATTAATGTCTGAGATGGATGCTGGTCGTGTACAGCTAGTTCCGAGTCACTAGAAAAAGTGGTTATAAACTAAGGCTAGACCAGCTCGGAGGCTTGGTAACTAGTCCATGACTTTTAGCCATGACTTTTAGCCATGACTTTTAGCCATGACTTTCAAGGTTGGGGCAAGCTCTAACAGCTACATGTGGCAAAACCCCTACAACTTTAGTTTACTCTCCTAAGGGGTCTGACTTGCTACTGCTTGAGTCGTGATCAGATCACCATGGAGTTGGCAAAGTCCTATTACCGATTAACCATTAACAACACTTAAAACTTTTCAGGATAAGCTTGCCAAACTGCACAGATAAAATAACTTAGTTGCTGGCGAGCATCAGGGTCACTTTCTACATTGACATCAGGGTCATCTAACCGAAGCAAGAGGGGAATTACTTCAGTGTCTAAGGCTAGTCGTAATAAACTCGCTGGCCAAAGTAAATCCGGTCCAGAGCGTAGGTCGTAAAGAGTAAGCTGTTCAGGGAGTTCCACTGGCACAGGCTCTTGACTATGCAAGGTGACCAATATCATAGAACGCACCCAACACATTTGTCGCGATGACACAAATTCGATCACTTCAGCGTATAAACGAGTATTGTCATGCTCTAAGCAAATAATCTGATGAGGCTGGAACTCGTAAACCAAACTCCTTGATACGTCTTTATTCACCAGGCATCAATTCCTAAATTGAGTCATTGCGATATAATATACTGTTCATATTACCAGTTTGGTTAACGGTGCTATTAGACCCAGATTTGGCATGACTGCAAGTCAGAGGCTGTCTCACGTAAGAAACAAAGGTTTCGTCTCCGGGATGAAGCGGCATAGCAGTTTTAACCCCAGTCAAGTATAATAGATATAGGTTGAAATTGGCCAAGGCACTCTTAGCTCCGGAGAAAACGGCTAGGCCAGTAGGTTAGTATCGGCGAGTGATACGTAAATCGGAGCAATGTTGAAGAATCAAGAATCAAGAATCAAGAATTCAGAAATACCAATTCTAAATTCTAAATTCTCAATTCTTAATTCTCAATGGGGTCGTCCGGGAATTGACTCGGTTGTAGAAGCTACGGGTTTCCGTAGAGTAAGCAGACCTAGAGGTTCAGCCCTTAACCCTTAGGCTCAATTAATTGGGAGTCTAAGGGCGTTAGTTAGCTAGGGCTACTGAAAACCAACGCGCCTGTTGCCTGGGCGAAAGCCCCCGTGCTATGCCTGGCGGCAGGCTACGCCAACAGCCCGGGGTAAGCTTACTGCTCATCTTTGCTATGATGTATTAATTCAACTTAGTCTCAATAGATTGAATACCATAGCATAGATTATGAAAGTCCAAGTATCGGTCGTTTTTACCAATCCCGTGGATTTCGTTAATTTTTCTCATCAGGCACTGCCTCGATTTTGCGTCGATCTACCTTTTAAACCTCGCGCTATCCCAGTTGAAGAACTGTTGCCCAACATCCCTATGATTAATAGCAATTTAGACGATTGGACAACAGACCTGCCCTTCGAGCAAATAGAATACAAGGAAGAAGGAGCAGAGGAATATGCCAAAATGGTAGTAGTAGTGGGAATCCCACAGGATGATATGCCCTTGTTTGAAGATGTAGTTAAGTCGTATGGGGGAAAGGTTATGCCATCAGAGGGGTTGGATGTAATGGACCTGTAGTCGAAACCCCATGTCTTACCGATAACCTGGCTTGTAGGTCATAGAAATTCCTTGTTAATCTTGATCCAAAATTCAAGACTATCACAAAATATGTTTGAAGGAAAAATAGTCTGGAATACACAAGGAATGAAATGACCTCTAAGCAGGATAAACCTGAGGTGGCTAAAATCCTCGAACCATTCAAACCCGCATTGGCGGAACATCTGATCAACCCTGATGTTATCTTAGACGAGGTACTGGCATGGACTGGCTCTCAGCCTTTTTTGACCCAGAAGCTTTGTCAAGTTATCCTTGACTCTAAATCTCCCATCCCTGTTGGTGAGGAAGCTCTCAAAGTCGAAGAACTCGTCAAAACTCACTTCGTTGAAAATTGGGAAACTCAGGAAGCCGCTGAACTTCTGCAAGATATTCGTAGTTTCTTGCTCGAAGAACAATTCCTGCGGCTGTATCAGAAAATTTTGCAGGGAGCCATGATGGCAAATGACAGTTGGGAACAAAAAGTCTTGCTCAACTCCGGTGTGGTGATTAACCAGGGGGGAAATTTAAAAGTTTCTAACCGTATTTATGAGGCTGTTTTTAATCCCAGCTGGGTAGCTCAAGAGTTAGCACAGTTGACCAGTACAGACTATTGGCTGGCATCTGAGTTGACCACAGACGCTACTGATCAAGCCATCGCCATGGCTTTTCCTAACCTACCAATTACCCCAGTTACTCAAGACCAAGATCTAACAACTGACGAGCCCAAACACCCAGATCTAACAACTGATGAGCCCAAACACCCAGATCTGACAACTGACGAGCCCAACCAATCAACTGTAGTACCTTTAGAGCCAGACCAAGCCACAACCTTGGCTACCTCATCAGCTAGCAGAATCCCATCACCCATTAGTTTTTGGGGTGGCTTGATCGCCTTGTTTCTAGTCATTACCTTTGGTGTATTTCAGTGTACTAGTGCTAGAAGAGCAGACGATCAACTAAAAAACCTTGCTCCTCAGGACATATGCAGACGCCAATTTACTACCAGAAAAGAACAAATAGAGCAACTTAGAAAGATAAAGAGTCAAAATAAGGCTTTTCCCAAGCTATGTCAGTCAATGTTAGATCAATTGCAGTTTTCCTATGCTATAGAAGAGCTCGCTAGTCAAGGTGAATTCAAGCAAGCTACTATAAATCTTTGTCAAGTATCAGAGCGTTACTACCAGTTTAAACAAAAATCTCTTCCACGTTTTTTCCGTCGATGGGATAGGAATAATGAGAATTATGCTAATTGGTTGAAAAACTATCTAATAAAATATGATTGTCCAGCTGCTAAATATTTGGGGTAATCAATTGTTAAATTGTTAAATCAGTAGCAGTGGAAACAGGGAACAGGGAACAGGGAACAGGGAACAGGGAACAGTAAATGTATGTAGTGATTTTTAGGAAATAGTTAAATAGTATTTATTCAATCAATAAAACTTTATTTTATTTCAGGCTTTTTAAGACTTAGCTATTTACTGATAATCAAGATTCTAAGGATTATAAAAAACTCCATCGCTACCACTGATTTCTTCTTCCAAAGATACCCTGATTCCTCGACGAGCAATTTCAAAAATAGTTAAGATAAATTCTCCCAATTGAAAATATTGGTTTTGACGGTATTGTTTCCTATGGCCTTGTTTGCCACTAATCCGATCATTGATCTGGCTTGCATAATATAAAATTAGGCTCACTAATAGCCAACCTAATAAACTCAATAGAGCTGTTACAATGATAATAATCAGCCAGCCTAAAAACTGACACAACACTTGTAGTAATGGATCGTCATATACATCAAGTTCCGAGTACAACAGAGAACTATTGCTACTAAAGATTCCTAAGGCAATCGTTCCCCAAAATCCACAGAAAAGGTGAACAGGAACCGAACCTACGGGGTCATCAATTTTCCAAACTTGTAGAAAATATTCGCCCAAAAGGACAAAAATACCGCTGATCGAGCCAATTATAAATGCACTTCTGATATCTACAAAAGCAGCTGAGGCTGTAATTCCCACCAACCCACCTAAAATGCCATTGATAATTGAGGCTAGACTGGGTTTTCCCAGGATAATTGGACTAAAAAATACGCTGGATATTCCACCAGCTGCTGCTGCCATCATGGTAGTTGTGATGGTATTGGCTACATAATCGAGATCCTTTGCTGAGCCACCATTAAAACCAAACCAGCCCAGCCAAAGAATTAAGCAGCCTAAGGTGGCTAAACCCAGATTATCCGCAGAGAACTTTTCAGTTTCGAGACCTTCATATCTATCTGTTCTTAAATTGTAGCCAAAACGACCTTGTCGTGGCTTTAGTAGCCAAGCCCCTACCAAGCCAGCCATACCACCAACACTATGGACTACAGTTGAACCCGCAAAATCATGAAATTTTAGCGCCTTGGCTAGCCAACCATAGTGTCCCCAAACCCAGTGACCGGTTACGGGATAGATAAAACCAACCAGGAAAAAACTAAATAGGAGAAATGCCCAGAATTTTACCCGTTCAGCAACAGCTCCTGAAACAATAGTCGCTGCAGTTCCAGCAAAGACTAACTGAAATAAAAATAGAGCAGCAAAGGAGCGATTAGACCAATCTTGATTGAGACAATTAAATCCTGATTCTGGAAAACCAAGATTTCCAAATTGGGGAAAGGGAAGATTAAAAAACAACCCCTTTTGACCCACTAAACTTAAACTAGTATTTTCTCCTGGAACACAACTGTAAGTGATGCCATCACCAAACATTAAGCCAAAGCCAATTAGCCAAAATGCTAAGGCTGATATACAGAAAACTATTAAATTTTTAGCCAAGACATTAGTCGCATTTCTCCGTCTACATAACCCGGCTTCTAACATGGCAAAGCCAGCATTCATAAAAAAGACTAGAAAAGATGAAACTAACAACCAGATAGTAGACAGGTTAGTGAAATTATTCGTGTTACTATCTTGTGCTGCTGCTACACCAACCCATCCCAGCAGGATGGTAATAGCCAAAGATAGGCAGAAGTACCAACGGCTCGGTACCGAGGTGATTTGGTGTTTTAATCTCTTGTACTTATGTCGAGACATCAAAGCAAGCTTTCTAGTTTTACAATCGGAGTGTATATCTAACTGGTAAGTAGGTGGACATAATTAAATCACACTATTAAATAACACTGTTAATTGACACTATATTATGTTTCGTTACATCATTAACTGCTTACATCCGAGCCTTATAAAAGGACAGAGATTTACGCGAACCTGTTCACAGCAGAAGCTGAGCCATCTTCTAGCTTTGAGTTAAAAGCAAGCTGAGCCTCTGAGTTCGCTAGTTCTTGAAAATGAATAACTTCTTTACGGGGATCAGCATGACTGACTTTAACGTGTAAGCGATCGCCTAATTGAACCGAACGCTGGAAACGCATGGGCAATTCTAGACCTAACTCTTCTAGGAG encodes:
- a CDS encoding ammonium transporter, producing MSRHKYKRLKHQITSVPSRWYFCLSLAITILLGWVGVAAAQDSNTNNFTNLSTIWLLVSSFLVFFMNAGFAMLEAGLCRRRNATNVLAKNLIVFCISALAFWLIGFGLMFGDGITYSCVPGENTSLSLVGQKGLFFNLPFPQFGNLGFPESGFNCLNQDWSNRSFAALFLFQLVFAGTAATIVSGAVAERVKFWAFLLFSFFLVGFIYPVTGHWVWGHYGWLAKALKFHDFAGSTVVHSVGGMAGLVGAWLLKPRQGRFGYNLRTDRYEGLETEKFSADNLGLATLGCLILWLGWFGFNGGSAKDLDYVANTITTTMMAAAAGGISSVFFSPIILGKPSLASIINGILGGLVGITASAAFVDIRSAFIIGSISGIFVLLGEYFLQVWKIDDPVGSVPVHLFCGFWGTIALGIFSSNSSLLYSELDVYDDPLLQVLCQFLGWLIIIIVTALLSLLGWLLVSLILYYASQINDRISGKQGHRKQYRQNQYFQLGEFILTIFEIARRGIRVSLEEEISGSDGVFYNP
- a CDS encoding STAS domain-containing protein — protein: MTQATLSAKLRIIQPSGHINASNAIEFKSQLTEAVVAAEDSALLVDMHQLESLDSAGLMALIHALKLARTLERRFGLCSVAPSIRIMLELTKLDGVFEIFESHEAFATAL